The Teredinibacter sp. KSP-S5-2 genome includes a window with the following:
- the ptsN gene encoding PTS IIA-like nitrogen regulatory protein PtsN, translating to MTKSGTHAFGFFGYEWFKSKYPKVMQIKSILTQDRTRAKWNSTSKKKLLEQLSYLFAQYCEGIDADELFTNLVEREKLGSTGIGEGIAIPHCRCNTGGETLGACITLDDPIDFDSADSRPVDLLFAMLVPENAEAEHLETLANVAEAMQKAELVKHLREASSDEQLFQLITQQTSH from the coding sequence ATGACCAAAAGCGGTACCCATGCTTTTGGTTTTTTTGGTTATGAATGGTTTAAAAGTAAGTATCCGAAAGTCATGCAAATAAAATCAATTCTCACTCAGGATCGAACACGGGCCAAATGGAATTCCACCAGTAAAAAGAAGCTCCTTGAGCAGCTTTCGTACCTTTTTGCACAGTATTGCGAAGGGATAGACGCCGACGAACTATTTACCAATCTGGTTGAACGGGAAAAATTAGGTTCAACGGGTATCGGTGAAGGCATTGCCATTCCGCATTGCCGCTGTAATACCGGAGGCGAAACACTGGGAGCTTGTATCACACTGGACGACCCCATCGATTTCGATTCCGCAGACAGTCGACCTGTCGATTTACTGTTCGCCATGTTGGTGCCGGAAAATGCTGAAGCAGAGCACCTGGAAACCCTGGCAAACGTCGCCGAAGCCATGCAAAAAGCGGAACTGGTAAAACACCTTCGCGAAGCATCCAGCGACGAGCAGCTATTTCAGCTCATCACTCAACAAACCAGCCATTAA
- a CDS encoding RNA polymerase factor sigma-54 has translation MKQTLQLKMGQQLTMTPQLQQAIRLLQLSTLDLQAEIQEALDSNPMLETQEDSGEASQDTSKDQSESKSNEQETSERDNYDDSSATDSEWSEDIPNDLAVDTSWDDVYQSAPSGSGLSKPDNEDFDFESRRAVTETLQDHLHWQLNLTPMSDLDREIAEVIIDAVEPSGMLSQTADEIFEGIVKHHEELEMDEVIAVLHRVQQFDPVGVASQDIRECLMIQLSHLAPETEELATAKSIVNQYLELLGSRDFKQLMRRLKVKEPQLQKAIALIQSLNPRPGDAISTETAEYVVPDVFVQKENNRWQVQLNPEIAPKIRINQDYASLVKRADSSSDNTFLRDNLQEARWFLKSLQSRNETLLKVATCIVEKQQGFLDHGPEAMRPMVLHDVAEEVEMHESTISRVTTQKYMHTPQGIFELKYFFSSHVATDSGGECSSTAIRAIIKKLVAAENAKKPLSDSKITALLAEQGIKVARRTIAKYRESLGIPPSNERKRLV, from the coding sequence ATGAAGCAAACCCTGCAGTTAAAAATGGGTCAGCAGCTGACGATGACTCCTCAGCTACAGCAGGCCATTCGTCTTCTCCAGCTTTCCACACTCGATCTCCAGGCTGAAATTCAGGAAGCGTTAGACAGCAACCCGATGCTGGAAACCCAGGAAGACAGTGGAGAAGCCTCTCAAGACACCAGTAAAGATCAATCAGAAAGCAAGTCCAACGAGCAAGAAACCTCAGAACGGGACAACTACGACGATTCCTCAGCAACCGACAGCGAATGGAGCGAGGACATTCCAAATGATCTTGCCGTCGACACCAGCTGGGATGATGTTTATCAATCTGCACCTTCCGGTTCGGGTCTTTCAAAACCAGACAACGAGGATTTCGACTTTGAATCACGGCGGGCGGTGACAGAAACCCTGCAGGATCACCTCCACTGGCAACTTAACTTGACTCCCATGTCCGATCTGGATCGGGAGATCGCCGAAGTTATTATTGATGCCGTCGAACCCTCGGGAATGCTCAGCCAAACCGCGGACGAAATATTCGAGGGCATAGTAAAGCATCACGAAGAGTTGGAAATGGACGAAGTCATTGCCGTCCTGCATCGCGTCCAACAGTTCGATCCGGTTGGGGTAGCCAGCCAGGACATTCGTGAATGCCTGATGATTCAGCTTTCCCATTTAGCACCGGAAACAGAAGAGCTGGCCACCGCGAAAAGTATCGTAAACCAGTATTTGGAGTTGCTAGGTAGCAGAGACTTCAAACAACTCATGCGCAGGCTCAAAGTAAAAGAGCCGCAGCTGCAAAAAGCCATTGCCCTGATTCAGAGCCTTAATCCCAGACCCGGCGATGCCATCAGTACTGAGACCGCAGAATACGTAGTACCAGATGTTTTCGTACAAAAGGAAAACAACCGCTGGCAGGTACAACTCAATCCGGAGATAGCCCCTAAAATACGCATTAATCAGGACTATGCTTCTCTGGTTAAGCGCGCCGACTCCAGCAGTGACAACACCTTTCTTCGGGATAACCTACAGGAAGCCCGCTGGTTTTTGAAAAGCCTGCAAAGCCGCAATGAAACCTTATTAAAGGTCGCGACATGCATTGTTGAAAAACAACAGGGGTTTCTCGATCATGGACCGGAAGCCATGCGACCGATGGTCTTACATGATGTGGCAGAAGAAGTGGAAATGCATGAATCCACCATTTCGCGTGTTACCACGCAGAAATATATGCATACCCCACAGGGGATTTTTGAACTGAAATACTTTTTCTCCAGCCATGTTGCTACAGACAGTGGCGGAGAGTGCTCATCGACAGCAATTCGAGCCATAATTAAAAAACTGGTTGCGGCAGAAAACGCGAAAAAGCCGCTCAGTGATTCTAAAATTACAGCACTCCTTGCAGAACAAGGTATCAAGGTTGCACGAAGGACGATTGCGAAATACCGTGAATCACTGGGTATTCCCCCGTCCAATGAGCGTAAACGTTTAGTGTAA
- the lptB gene encoding LPS export ABC transporter ATP-binding protein has translation MPQLHAKHLAKSYKGRQVVIDVSMSVNDGQVVGLLGPNGAGKTTCFYMIAGIVKPERGNVFIDGKDVTHLPMHGRAKAGLGYLPQEASVFRKMTVSDNIMAILETRDDLRRGDRNQALQNLLEEFHITHIKDSLGMALSGGERRRVEIARALAAEPQFILLDEPFAGVDPISVSDIKDIIKQLRDRGIGVLITDHNVRETLDICEKAYIVSEGHIIAEGDAGEVLNNKKVREVYLGQHFTL, from the coding sequence ATGCCCCAGCTGCACGCCAAACACCTCGCCAAAAGCTACAAAGGTCGCCAAGTCGTTATTGATGTTTCCATGAGCGTGAATGACGGTCAGGTTGTTGGTTTGCTAGGCCCCAACGGGGCGGGTAAAACAACGTGCTTTTATATGATTGCCGGCATCGTCAAACCCGAGCGAGGTAATGTATTTATTGACGGCAAAGACGTCACCCATTTGCCAATGCACGGTCGAGCCAAAGCAGGACTGGGCTATCTTCCGCAGGAAGCATCGGTGTTCCGAAAAATGACAGTTTCCGACAATATCATGGCGATATTGGAAACTCGTGACGATTTACGGCGGGGAGACAGAAACCAAGCCCTGCAGAACCTGCTCGAAGAATTTCATATTACCCATATCAAAGACAGCTTGGGCATGGCGTTATCCGGGGGTGAACGACGACGCGTTGAGATCGCTCGCGCTTTGGCAGCTGAACCCCAGTTTATCTTGCTGGACGAACCCTTTGCCGGTGTCGACCCTATTTCTGTGAGCGACATTAAGGACATCATAAAACAGCTGCGAGACCGGGGAATCGGGGTATTAATCACTGATCACAACGTTCGGGAAACTCTCGATATCTGCGAAAAGGCCTATATTGTATCGGAAGGGCATATCATTGCTGAAGGCGATGCGGGCGAAGTACTGAACAACAAAAAAGTTCGCGAAGTATACCTTGGTCAGCACTTTACGCTTTAA
- the lptA gene encoding lipopolysaccharide transport periplasmic protein LptA: protein MTLFSPRQLISRLTVFIVCLALGHPVFALPSDKEQPITIQSDQAERDEIKGTTTYSGRVIMEQGSMEITADKVVIYSERNKVSKVVATGKPATYKQKPAADEAEVKATAQTLEYQVNNATLFLLGKALLKQEGTSLSGDKIEYDVKKSVVRAGGTNTDGDDGRVRMVIPAKSLKN, encoded by the coding sequence ATGACCCTATTTAGCCCGAGACAACTTATCTCTCGCCTGACAGTTTTTATTGTCTGTCTTGCGCTTGGGCATCCTGTTTTTGCTTTGCCAAGCGATAAAGAACAACCGATTACTATTCAATCTGACCAGGCCGAAAGAGATGAAATAAAAGGCACCACAACCTATTCAGGTCGGGTGATCATGGAACAGGGCAGCATGGAAATCACGGCAGACAAAGTGGTGATTTATAGTGAACGCAATAAAGTATCCAAAGTTGTCGCAACGGGGAAACCCGCAACCTATAAACAAAAGCCAGCAGCCGATGAAGCGGAAGTAAAAGCCACCGCACAAACGCTCGAATACCAAGTGAATAACGCCACGCTATTCTTATTGGGCAAGGCTCTGCTCAAACAGGAAGGCACCAGCCTGAGTGGCGATAAAATTGAATATGATGTGAAAAAATCTGTTGTTAGAGCTGGCGGCACCAATACCGACGGAGACGATGGCAGAGTACGTATGGTCATTCCGGCCAAATCCTTGAAAAACTAG
- the lptC gene encoding LPS export ABC transporter periplasmic protein LptC, with translation MFAKLKKLININTFYLIGVLLVIMGLAFVIDSPDRFLNPTPQAETEEEDKTPIAVAHQTSSQHFNEEGALDYVFNAEKLEYYQVPEQTTEEGGYLPARDYTLIDKPSVQLFMDVAPWFIESINGKLSEKGELLNLWQDVKIWQTDKKGNTSSLQTEELTIFPREKLVETDKPVKITTPSGEITAIGMIANLNEKRIKLLSNVRGVHDPI, from the coding sequence ATGTTTGCCAAGCTCAAAAAACTCATCAACATTAATACGTTCTACCTGATCGGCGTACTGCTTGTCATTATGGGCTTGGCGTTTGTTATCGATTCGCCAGACCGCTTTCTAAACCCAACCCCTCAGGCAGAAACCGAAGAAGAAGACAAAACACCCATTGCAGTTGCCCATCAGACATCTTCACAGCACTTTAACGAAGAAGGTGCACTGGATTATGTATTCAATGCAGAAAAATTGGAGTACTACCAGGTTCCTGAGCAGACAACAGAAGAAGGCGGCTATCTGCCTGCCAGGGATTACACGCTGATAGATAAACCTTCCGTACAGCTGTTTATGGATGTTGCACCCTGGTTCATCGAATCCATCAATGGCAAGCTCAGCGAAAAGGGCGAATTACTGAACCTGTGGCAAGACGTAAAAATCTGGCAAACCGATAAAAAAGGAAATACCTCTTCGCTGCAAACAGAGGAACTCACTATTTTTCCACGAGAAAAACTGGTAGAAACCGATAAGCCTGTTAAGATCACGACCCCAAGTGGAGAAATCACAGCAATCGGCATGATTGCCAACCTCAATGAAAAACGAATTAAGCTTCTGTCCAATGTACGAGGCGTTCATGACCCTATTTAG
- a CDS encoding HAD-IIIA family hydrolase gives MTSETVIQKAKKIKLLLLDVDGVLSDGKIYFNDQGVEHKAFNTLDGHGIKMLRRSGVEVGIITGRSSHIVEKRAQDLGIQFLIQGREDKYSALCELLKSFPCELDEIAFMGDDYPDLTVMTKVGLALTVANALPVMVERSHWQSTRAGGEGAVREACDFIMQAQGSFDTALAQYIS, from the coding sequence ATGACCTCAGAAACTGTTATTCAAAAAGCAAAAAAAATAAAACTGCTTCTGCTCGATGTCGATGGCGTATTGAGCGATGGCAAAATTTATTTCAATGACCAAGGTGTTGAGCACAAGGCCTTTAACACTCTGGACGGTCACGGAATCAAAATGCTGCGTCGTTCCGGGGTAGAAGTGGGCATTATTACCGGCAGAAGTAGCCATATCGTTGAAAAACGCGCTCAGGATTTGGGAATACAATTCTTGATTCAAGGAAGGGAAGATAAGTACTCTGCACTATGCGAACTACTCAAGAGCTTTCCCTGTGAGCTGGACGAAATAGCCTTTATGGGGGACGACTACCCGGACTTAACAGTGATGACCAAAGTTGGCCTCGCACTGACTGTGGCCAATGCCCTGCCGGTTATGGTGGAAAGGTCACACTGGCAAAGCACCAGAGCGGGCGGTGAAGGTGCGGTTCGAGAAGCCTGTGATTTTATCATGCAAGCCCAAGGGTCATTTGATACGGCGCTTGCTCAATACATATCCTGA
- a CDS encoding KpsF/GutQ family sugar-phosphate isomerase translates to MTLDSRYDLTFDFVRSAKRTISMEKDAIAALEERIGENFSKACQTILTCCGRVVVTGMGKSGHIAKKMAATLASTGTPSFFVHPGEANHGDLGMITSEDLVIAISNSGTSAEIVSLLPMLKRLGVPLISMTGKESSALAEAADINLDISVNTEACPLDLAPTSSTTATLVMGDALAVALLEARGFTAEDFAFSHPGGALGKKLLLRVSDLMHSSDKIPYVAQDAVITEALAEMSQKGFGMTTVTDDTNELLGIFTDGDLRRCLDKQIDVNREPISSVMSKNPLTVKPNTLAVEALNLMESRKITALVVLEKSGTIAGILHMHDLLRAGII, encoded by the coding sequence ATGACCCTAGATAGCCGATACGACCTCACCTTTGACTTTGTTCGATCCGCAAAGCGCACTATTTCGATGGAAAAAGATGCGATTGCAGCCTTGGAAGAACGCATTGGTGAAAACTTTAGTAAAGCCTGCCAGACAATTTTGACCTGCTGTGGACGCGTTGTTGTAACAGGGATGGGAAAATCCGGCCATATAGCAAAAAAAATGGCTGCCACACTGGCCAGCACAGGTACCCCCTCTTTTTTTGTACACCCGGGCGAAGCCAATCATGGCGATCTAGGGATGATCACCAGCGAAGATCTGGTGATTGCTATATCTAATTCTGGTACTTCAGCCGAAATCGTGAGCTTGCTACCCATGCTCAAACGTCTTGGTGTACCACTAATCAGTATGACGGGAAAAGAAAGCTCAGCCCTGGCAGAAGCGGCAGATATTAATCTGGATATCAGCGTAAATACCGAAGCCTGTCCTCTGGACTTGGCCCCGACTTCCAGCACAACCGCAACACTGGTAATGGGCGACGCCCTGGCAGTAGCCCTGCTCGAAGCCCGCGGCTTTACTGCCGAGGACTTTGCTTTCTCACACCCAGGTGGTGCCCTTGGCAAAAAATTGTTGTTAAGGGTCTCCGACCTCATGCATTCAAGCGACAAAATTCCCTATGTCGCTCAGGATGCAGTTATTACCGAAGCACTTGCAGAAATGAGTCAAAAAGGTTTCGGTATGACAACCGTCACTGATGACACAAATGAATTGCTCGGTATTTTTACCGATGGGGATTTACGACGCTGCCTGGACAAACAAATTGATGTGAATCGGGAACCAATTTCTTCTGTTATGTCCAAAAACCCGTTGACGGTAAAACCCAACACGCTAGCTGTTGAAGCGTTAAACCTTATGGAATCCCGAAAAATCACCGCGTTAGTGGTGCTGGAAAAAAGCGGCACTATTGCAGGCATATTGCATATGCACGACTTACTTCGAGCAGGAATTATTTAA
- a CDS encoding calcium/sodium antiporter: MLEAIPPIVLAALAILFGFVALIWSADRFVAGAAAIASSFGVAPLVIGLTIVSFGTSAPEVMVSINASLKNAGDLAIGNALGSNIANIGLVLAVTCLIVPIPVQKHVLLHEAPVLLIVTLIAGLILYDGTISLVDGCILLGLLIPSIFYIVKCKQKDLSEEEIAEEEAQVQKTSTPKAIFWFLLGLVALMYSSDMLVWGARNVAEHYSVSPLIIGLTVIAIGTSLPELAASVVSAIKGHHDIALGNIVGSNIFNLLAVMGIPGLISPPSIGEEVFYRDYLIMLAITVALIALIIFSLRNSFGSNTIDSKARIGRFAGAFMLLSYLGYYFYLFSFSV; the protein is encoded by the coding sequence ATGCTAGAAGCCATCCCCCCGATTGTATTGGCTGCTTTGGCAATATTATTTGGGTTTGTTGCTCTCATTTGGAGTGCGGACCGCTTCGTTGCAGGTGCAGCAGCTATAGCCAGTTCGTTTGGCGTGGCCCCTCTGGTGATCGGGCTGACTATTGTTTCCTTTGGTACCTCCGCACCGGAAGTTATGGTATCCATTAACGCCTCCCTAAAAAATGCCGGAGACCTGGCCATTGGTAATGCTCTGGGTTCCAATATCGCCAACATTGGACTGGTATTGGCAGTTACCTGCCTGATTGTCCCCATCCCGGTACAAAAACATGTTTTGCTACACGAAGCTCCGGTTTTATTGATAGTGACGCTAATCGCCGGCCTCATTTTATATGATGGCACCATCAGTCTGGTCGACGGCTGTATATTACTAGGGCTACTTATTCCCAGTATTTTTTACATTGTAAAGTGCAAGCAAAAAGACCTGTCAGAAGAAGAGATCGCAGAAGAGGAAGCTCAAGTACAAAAAACCAGCACACCTAAAGCGATTTTTTGGTTCCTGTTAGGCCTAGTCGCCCTGATGTACAGTTCCGACATGCTGGTTTGGGGTGCGCGAAACGTCGCAGAACACTACTCCGTCAGCCCGCTGATAATTGGCCTTACGGTTATTGCGATAGGCACCAGCCTGCCAGAACTCGCCGCATCGGTAGTGAGCGCGATAAAAGGCCACCACGACATTGCACTAGGCAATATCGTCGGTTCAAATATTTTTAACTTACTCGCGGTTATGGGCATACCCGGTCTGATATCGCCACCCAGTATTGGCGAAGAGGTTTTTTATCGAGATTATTTAATCATGCTGGCGATTACGGTTGCGCTTATCGCTCTGATCATTTTTTCTCTGCGAAATTCATTTGGATCAAACACGATAGACAGCAAAGCAAGAATAGGTCGTTTTGCTGGTGCATTTATGCTGCTAAGCTACCTAGGTTATTACTTCTATTTATTTTCGTTTTCCGTATAA
- a CDS encoding ABC transporter substrate-binding protein: protein MTANSDCLRGVKAFLFSFLLIAGFAQAQQEESQAKSLSDMTAHEVVDSVAANLLDVVKNGKQAIEDNPQAYYSEVKRVLQPAVNFGYIARNVMGPRYWKQATPEQRAKFQLSFENGLIQTYGKAMANFTISKYEIEPWDGKTFGKNGDKVSVIQKVTSGDGTNKIAYTMKKNKDGVWQLINLGFEGANLGKNFHAQFAQAVKDNNGDVGAAIDSWYKES, encoded by the coding sequence GTGACTGCAAACAGTGATTGTCTCAGAGGCGTAAAAGCGTTCTTATTTTCTTTTCTGCTTATTGCCGGTTTTGCTCAAGCTCAGCAAGAAGAAAGTCAGGCCAAGTCTTTATCGGATATGACGGCCCATGAGGTAGTGGACTCGGTTGCTGCAAACTTGTTGGACGTTGTAAAAAACGGTAAACAGGCGATTGAAGATAACCCCCAAGCCTATTACTCCGAAGTGAAGCGTGTGCTTCAACCTGCGGTGAACTTCGGTTATATCGCGAGAAATGTGATGGGGCCGCGTTACTGGAAGCAGGCGACACCAGAGCAGCGAGCCAAGTTCCAGCTTTCATTTGAAAATGGTTTGATCCAGACCTATGGCAAGGCGATGGCTAACTTCACCATCAGTAAATATGAGATTGAGCCTTGGGATGGCAAAACTTTCGGTAAAAACGGGGATAAGGTTTCTGTTATTCAGAAAGTTACCAGCGGAGATGGCACAAACAAGATTGCTTACACCATGAAAAAGAACAAAGATGGAGTATGGCAATTGATTAATCTTGGCTTTGAAGGTGCGAATCTGGGTAAAAACTTCCACGCCCAATTTGCGCAAGCGGTAAAAGACAATAACGGTGATGTGGGTGCTGCAATTGACTCATGGTATAAGGAAAGCTAA
- a CDS encoding BolA family protein: protein MQSEQIKAAIEAGIAESTAEVGLEGDHAHISVVSPAFAGLMPVKRQQLVYGILNEAIASGAIHAVHLKTYTPEEWQNTAP, encoded by the coding sequence ATGCAATCAGAACAAATCAAAGCCGCAATAGAGGCGGGAATAGCAGAAAGCACTGCAGAAGTGGGCCTGGAAGGCGATCACGCGCACATTTCCGTTGTCAGTCCGGCGTTTGCAGGTTTGATGCCGGTTAAAAGGCAGCAGCTTGTTTATGGCATACTAAACGAAGCGATTGCTTCAGGGGCCATCCACGCGGTACATCTAAAAACCTATACACCAGAAGAGTGGCAAAATACCGCTCCATAA
- the murA gene encoding UDP-N-acetylglucosamine 1-carboxyvinyltransferase, translating into MDKLIITGGSCLSGEIKISGSKNSGLPILAATLLADGPMHVCNLPHLNDITTMLALLRCMGVGVTIDEKMCVEVDPSSITEYEAPYELVKTMRASILVLGPMLARYGKADVSFPGGCAIGSRPVDIHLRGLEAMGADIEVDGGYIRARAPKGLKGAHFLMDKVTVGGTENLVMAAALAEGKTILENAAREPEVVDLCECLVAMGAQIEGIGTDKLEIQGVKSLKGCTYDVMPDRIEIGTYLVAAATTRGSVKLRGARADILESVLLKLEEAGAHLSVGDDFISLDMKGNRPKAVDLRTAPYPAFPTDMQAQFTAMNAVAEGSGRVVETVFENRLIQVHELNRMGANIALEGNTAIVTGVEQLKGAPVMATDLRASASLVIAGMVATGETVVDRIYHIDRGYECIEEKLQMLGADIRRVPG; encoded by the coding sequence ATGGATAAGCTTATTATCACCGGAGGATCTTGCTTGTCGGGCGAGATCAAAATCTCCGGTTCAAAAAATTCGGGTTTACCTATTCTTGCCGCGACTTTGTTGGCCGATGGTCCAATGCATGTGTGCAATTTGCCACATTTGAATGATATTACGACCATGCTGGCCTTGCTCCGCTGTATGGGGGTCGGTGTCACTATTGATGAAAAAATGTGCGTTGAAGTCGATCCCAGTTCGATAACGGAATACGAAGCGCCCTACGAGTTGGTGAAAACCATGCGGGCATCCATATTGGTTCTAGGGCCAATGTTGGCTCGATATGGTAAAGCGGATGTTTCCTTTCCTGGTGGGTGTGCAATCGGTAGCCGACCTGTGGATATTCACTTACGTGGTTTGGAAGCCATGGGAGCGGATATTGAAGTGGACGGAGGCTATATTCGCGCCCGAGCTCCTAAAGGGCTTAAGGGTGCCCACTTCCTAATGGATAAGGTAACTGTTGGGGGAACCGAAAATCTGGTGATGGCTGCGGCATTGGCCGAAGGCAAAACCATCTTGGAAAATGCTGCGCGTGAACCGGAAGTTGTCGACTTGTGTGAGTGTCTGGTAGCGATGGGCGCACAAATAGAAGGTATTGGTACGGATAAGCTGGAGATTCAAGGGGTGAAATCCCTAAAAGGCTGTACCTACGATGTCATGCCAGACCGAATTGAAATCGGTACATATCTTGTTGCTGCTGCAACGACTCGGGGTTCGGTAAAATTGCGCGGTGCGCGGGCGGACATTCTCGAATCTGTGCTCTTGAAGCTGGAAGAAGCGGGTGCACATCTGTCAGTCGGTGATGATTTTATTTCTCTTGATATGAAAGGAAATCGACCGAAAGCGGTGGATTTAAGAACTGCGCCCTATCCGGCTTTTCCGACTGATATGCAAGCGCAATTCACTGCTATGAATGCCGTGGCTGAAGGTTCCGGGCGAGTGGTGGAAACGGTTTTTGAAAACCGGCTTATCCAGGTTCATGAACTGAACCGTATGGGGGCCAATATCGCTTTAGAAGGTAATACGGCGATAGTTACCGGTGTCGAACAGCTTAAAGGCGCACCCGTTATGGCAACTGATCTGCGTGCCTCCGCCAGCTTGGTGATTGCGGGTATGGTAGCAACGGGGGAAACCGTGGTAGATCGAATCTACCATATTGATCGTGGTTATGAATGTATTGAAGAAAAACTGCAGATGTTAGGTGCAGATATTCGAAGAGTTCCAGGTTAA
- the hisG gene encoding ATP phosphoribosyltransferase: protein MSQLTIALNKGRILKETLPLFAAAGIEPLEDIEKSRKLTFETTSPDVRFLILRGSDVPTYVEFGAADVGVSGKDTLLEHGSQGYYEPLDLGIAKCRLMTAGVVGQTTKPGRIRVATKYVNLAKRYYAEQGRQVDIIKLYGAMELAPIMNLADEIVDIVDTGNTLRANGLEPREYIADISSRLIVNKASMKMKHKQIEALIDAVGSAVLEQAAA, encoded by the coding sequence ATGTCACAACTGACCATCGCGTTAAACAAAGGAAGAATACTAAAGGAAACCTTGCCTTTGTTTGCGGCAGCGGGGATTGAACCGCTGGAAGATATTGAAAAAAGCCGTAAATTAACGTTTGAAACGACATCTCCTGATGTTCGCTTTTTAATTTTACGCGGCTCGGATGTGCCGACCTATGTTGAGTTCGGTGCAGCGGATGTAGGGGTTTCTGGTAAAGACACTCTGCTTGAACATGGTAGCCAGGGCTATTATGAGCCTTTGGATCTGGGTATTGCCAAGTGTCGATTAATGACTGCCGGTGTGGTAGGCCAAACGACTAAGCCTGGTCGAATCCGCGTGGCAACCAAATACGTTAATCTCGCTAAGCGCTACTATGCGGAGCAAGGTCGTCAAGTCGATATCATTAAACTCTACGGTGCGATGGAGTTGGCCCCGATAATGAACCTTGCCGATGAGATCGTGGATATTGTCGATACGGGTAATACATTGCGGGCTAACGGGTTGGAGCCGCGAGAATATATTGCCGATATCAGCTCGCGTTTGATTGTGAATAAGGCGTCGATGAAAATGAAGCACAAGCAGATTGAAGCTTTGATTGACGCTGTTGGTTCTGCGGTGCTTGAACAAGCCGCAGCATAA